Proteins found in one Primulina eburnea isolate SZY01 chromosome 16, ASM2296580v1, whole genome shotgun sequence genomic segment:
- the LOC140816398 gene encoding uncharacterized protein, with amino-acid sequence MNMAVGEIVEEEEATPLISSPGPNLKKNRSVRTKVPEAELHVYKKGKGPIDVYKTSLGGWDQDQLEVREILDKYGFKSIYAFSPGSGRGVPIRFNQRNGRSLLTYSDGALIYIDGEPKDSLINPITKILLGIVTITVMITIAVKETPEWAKKLSFSGSRIPPWILACAVIVFTRMRKRTKGFLDKFI; translated from the exons atgaacATGGCCGTCGGAGAAATCGTGGAAGAAGAGGAGGCAACGCCGCTGATATCAAGCCCTGGACCCAATCTCAAAAAGAACCGGTCAGTGAGAACCAAAGTTCCTGAAGCCGAGTTGCACGTCTACAAAAAAGGCAAGGGCCCGATCGATGTCTACAAAACTAGCCTCGGCGGCTGGGACCAGGATCAGCTCGAGGTCCGGGAAATTCTCGATAAGTATGGATTCAAGTCCATTTATGCATTCTCCCCCGGCTCCGGACGCGGAGTTCCTATTCGCTTCAATCAACGGAATGGCCGCTCCTTGCTTACCTACAGCGACGGCGCCCTTATTTATATTGATGGTGAGCCCAAG GACTCACTTATCAATCCAATTACCAAGATATTGTTAGGGATTGTTACCATAACCGTCATGATCACTATCGCAGTGAAAGAGACACCAGAATGGGCAAAAAAGTTGAGCTTCTCAGGCAGTCGAATTCCTCCATGGATCTTAGCCTGCGCAGTAATTGTTTTCACTCGAATGAGAAAGAGAACCAAGGGATTTCTGGACAAATTCATATAG